In Mytilus edulis chromosome 13, xbMytEdul2.2, whole genome shotgun sequence, a single window of DNA contains:
- the LOC139501904 gene encoding toll-like receptor 4, producing MANPLFLKSKEEKLEYDAYVAYCDGDYEWVYGPLRIFLEERRNFKLLLLDRGDVLAGEHRLFALNNSIPKCKKIILVISKEFVNNDWAYYEATVGIEHFLGLQARIIVINLENVTKTEIPQCVLQMMSLDANDHIRKTDILNENNIFWKCLDQAMKR from the coding sequence ATGGCCAATCCACTTTTCCTGAAGTCAAAAGAAGAAAAACTTGAATATGATGCATATGTAGCTTATTGCGATGGGGACTATGAATGGGTGTATGGACCTTTGCGCATATTTCTCGAAGAGAGACGAAATTTCAAACTTCTTTTGTTAGATAGAGGAGATGTCCTTGCGGGAGAACATAGACTTTTTGCTTTAAACAATTCTATTCCAAAATGCAAAAAGATAATCTTAGTGATTTCAAAAGAGTTTGTTAACAATGATTGGGCATACTACGAAGCAACTGTAGGAATTGAACATTTCCTGGGATTACAAGCGagaataattgttataaaccTGGAAAATGTAACCAAAACAGAAATACCGCAATGTGTTCTTCAAATGATGTCATTGGACGCCAACGATCATATTCGCAAAACAgacatattaaatgaaaataacattttctggaaATGTTTAGATCAAGCAATGAAACGTTAA